The Halomonas sp. HAL1 genome segment CCTCATTACCCTGGGCTCCGTAGTCTGCGCGATAGGGGGCGTGATCATGGCCGGTTTGGCTGCCGTTGGTATCCATCTACCGTGGGCGGTGGTGGGGCCCCACATGGTATTTATGCTGGGGGTAGGTATTCTGATGCCGCAAACAATGGCCGGTGCACTGGCCCCCAACCCTCAATGTGCAGGCGCGGCGTCTTCCTTGTTTGGTTTCCTGCAAATGACGATTGCCGCTGTTGTAGGTGGTTTAGTCGGGCAATTCCACGACGGCAGCTCACGCACCATGGCATTGACGATCGGCCTGATGGGACTACTCGCCCTGATAAGCCACTGGCTGCTGGTACGCCGCCGAAAAGAGGCTTAGTGAGTCGTTGTATAGATGCATAACAAAAGGCCACGCATTGCGTGGCCTTTTTTACCTATATGGATCGCCTCAAGCAGCTTCGACAGCGATGGTCTTCGAGCGACCTTCACGTAGCTCCTTCAGCAACGTCTCACGGCGCTCGTTGGCTTTCTCGGCAGCTGCTTCGCGGACTGGCCCGAAGCCACGAATCTCTTCCGGCAGTTTAGCCAGCGCCAAGGCAGTAGCGTGATTAGTGCCATCAAGACGAGCCACTAACTCATCGATAAGCTGCTCGTAATCAGCCAATAAGGCGCGATCAAGTTTGCGGTCGGCGCTGAAGCGGAAAGGATCGAGAGTCGTGTTGCGCAAACCGCGCATCTTTGCCAACGCACCCATTGCCTTCAGCATCCAGGGGCCGAAGCGGCGCTTCACTGGACGCCCCTGAGCATCCTTACGACCACCTATAAGCGGCGGCGCCAAGTGGAAGGTTAACTGGTAATCGCCCGAGAACGTTGCTTTGATCTCATCCAGAAAATCGCTCTGGGTGTAAAGACGCGCCACTTCATACTCATCTTTATACGCCATCAAGCGATAGAGCTGATGGGCGACGGCTTCACTCAATGATTGACCACCGTTTAGCGCTGTTTCTGCTTCACGCACTTTCGTTACCTGAGTAACGTAACGCTCAGCCCAGGCACGGTTCTGATAGCGCTCCAGGTGGCGACGATTACGCACTACCACGTCGTCCAGTGTGGCATTCGCGGACAGTGGCATCGTATCCAGGTGCTGCTGAAGGTAGTCGGGTTCCACCGCTGCCAAGCGCCCCCAGGCAAGTGCTTGACGGTTCTTTTCCACTGCAACGCCGTTGAGCTCCAGAGCCCGCTGCAGTGCCGGTTCAGACAGCGGCACCAGCCCTTGCTGCCAGGCAAAGCCTAGCATCATCATATTGGAGAATACGGTATCCCCTAGCAGCTGTTCAGCCAGGCGATTGGCATCCAGAGAAGCAAAGCGTTCATCTCCCACCGCTTCGCGCAACATGTTAAGGCGCTTGCTGGGCTGCATATCCGCATCGCGATAAAGCACATAATCCGCCGTGGCTAGTTCGGCCAGATTCGCCACGATACGGGTGGTCGGCTGCAGCACATTCAGCGCTTTCTGCGAACTGGCCACGACCATGTCACAGGCAATGACGGCATCGGCCTGCCCCGCTTCGATGCGTACCTGATTCAGCTCGTTGGGCTGCGCTGCCAAGCGAACATAGCTAAGTACCGCCCCGCCTTTTTGAGCAAACCCCATAAAGTCGAGCACGCTGCTGCCCTTGCCTTCCAGGTGGGCTGCCATGGTGATCAGTTGCCCGACGGTCACCACCCCCGTGCCACCGACGCCCCCTACCAGCAGGTCATAAGGAGCATTCAAAGGGGCAATGGCAGGGCTAGGCAAATGCGCTATACGTTTCCAAAAGGCGTTATCTGCCGCGACGCCTTGCCCCTTACGCAGCCCGCCACCTTCCACAGTGACAAAGCTGGGGCAAAAACCACTAACGCAGGACATATCCTTGTTGCAGGAGGACTGGTCGATTTTGCGCTTGCGACCTAGCTCGGTCTCGCGAGGCACCACCGATAAACAGTTGGACTGTACGGAACAATCACCACAGCCTTCGCAAACATGATGGTTGATAAACACCCGGCGGGCTGGATCTTCCAACAGACCGCGCTTGCGCCGACGGCGTTTCTCAGCCGCGCATGCCTGGTCATAAATCAATACGGTGCAGCCTGGGATTTCGCGCAGTTCACGCTGCAGCGTATCCATCTCTTCACGGCCGTGGAAGGTAACCCCCTTAGGAAATTCCTTTTCATGCCCCCGGTACTTATCCGGTTCGTCACTGACCACCATGACCCTGCGAACACCTTCATCCAGCGATTGCCGGGCAATCATGGGCACGTTGATTTGCCCATCCACAGGTTGACCGCCCGTCATGGCGACAGCGTCGTTGAACAGAATTTTATAGGTAATATTAACGTTGGCAGCCACTGCCTGACGCACGGCCATTGAGCCAGAGTGAAACCAGGTGCCTTCGCCTAAGTTTTGGAAAATATGGCCATTGCCGGTGAAGCGGCTCTTGCCCACCCAGTTAACGCCTTCGCCACCCATCTGAATTAACGATTCGGTGCTGCGATCCATCCACGAAGCCATAAAATGACAGCCGATCCCCGCCAGGGCTTTGCTGCCTTCAGGCACCTTGGTCGAGCTATTGTGTGGGCAACCGGAGCAGAAATACGGCATGCGGCGTACACCGCCGAGCTCCTTAACGCCGGCTTGGCAAGCATCAACGGTTGCCAGCTTGTCGCTAAAATCAATCTTGAAAAAGCGCTCTAAACGCTCTGCCACGAAGCCTGCCAAGAGGCGCGGGCCCAGCTCTCCAACAAAGGGAATCAGCGGCTTGCCAGTTTCATCCTGCTTGCCGGTAACAATTACCTCACCAGGGTGGTCGGGCTCCGACATGTACTCCTTCAGCTGGCTTTCGATGATGCCGCGTTTCTCTTCAATGACCAGCACCTCACGCTTGCCATGAATAAACTCAAGGATGCCGGGGCGATGGAGCGGCCACACCATCCCGACCTTGTATATTTCTACTCCCAATTCACGCAGCTTCGCTTCATCCAGCCCCAATAAACGCAGCGATTCAAGTAAATCCAGGTGTCCCTTGCCTGTGGTCACCAGCCCAAACGTCGCCTGTTCTTGGCGAAATAAATACTGATCAATCGGGTTGGCCGTGGCAAACGCCTGAACGGCGGCCAGCTTGTGCTCAAGGCGGGTCTCAAGCTGCGGCCCCGGCAGGTCAGGCCAGCGATAGTGCAGCCCGCCTTCCGGCATTTCGAAATCCGGCGTTACATATTCCGGCAAAGGTGGCACGTCCACCGATGCGCCACTCTCTACGGTTTCAGACACGGCTTTAAAACCCACCCAGCAACCCGAGAAGCGTGAAAGGGCATAGCCCCATAGCCCAAAGCGTTCATATTCCGCCAATGAAGCAGGACTCACCACCGGCATAAACCATGCCATGAAGGCGACATCAGACTGGTGTGGCATGGAGGACGACACGCAGCCATGGTCATCACCCGCGACCACCAGCACACCGCCAGTCGGCGAGCTACCGTAGGCATTACCGTGCTTTAACGCATCGCCCGCGCGATCAACGCCTGGCCCCTTGCCGTACCACATGCCAAACACGCCATCTACTTGCTTATCGGGGTCTGTCTCGACTTGCTGGCAACCCAGCATCATGGTGGCGGCCAGGTCTTCGTTTATCGCAGGGACAAAATCGATGTGATGCTCTTCCATGGCGGCTTTCGCACGCCAAATTTCTTGGTCTACACCGCCCAATGGAGAGCCTCGATAGCCGCTGATGAGTCCTGCCGTGTGGCGGTCATCGCGGCGATCAAGCTCGGCTTGGCGTAAGGCAATGCGCACCAATGCCTGGGTGCCGGTTAGAAAGACACGGCCTTCTCCGCGGGTATAGCGATCAGCCAGCTCATAATCATCAAGTGCAATATCGAGAGTCTGGGTAAGAGAACCAGCCTGCTCAGCGATCGAGGGGGTTGTCATGAGAGTTCACCAGTACGGTTGAAGAGTTATGGTTGTAATACGCTTGAGTCTAGCCAAGAGCGCACTAAAGGTGCTTGCTAATTCACTCTTCAAAAGCCTGGTTATTAATCATTTCTTTCATTTTTTTAGCTTTGACGCAATGATATTCAACAAACCACAAACAAATGAAATAGCGCTATGAAAGAAGTGACGAAAGAAATCACCTTAGACAGGCATGATCAGCGTATTCTTACCCTGCTTCAGCAGCAGGGTCGCATTACCAACAATGAGCTCGCCGAGCAGATCGGGCTATCCCCCGCCGCCTGCTGGCGACGCGTAAAGGCCTTGGAAGAGAGTGGCGTTATCCGCCGTTTTGCTGCATTGGTGGAACCCAGCCTCGTTGGCCAGCCACTATCGGCATTGGTGATGGTGACGCTGGTTCGCCACCACATCGACAACACCGTCGAGTTTGAAAATCGCATCCTGCAATACCCAGAAGTGCTGCAGTGCTATGCCACTACCGGCAACGCGGATTTCGTGCTGCGAGTGGTGATTGAAGACATGGCGGCTTACGACCGTTTTCTGAATGAGAAACTCTTCACCCTGGATGGTATTTCTCAGGTCAGCTCTAATTTCGTGCTACGTAATATCAAAGAAGAGACCGCTATCCCGATTCGTTGAAGCCAGACGAGTAACGTAGCGCTGAAGTAGTGGTGATAGCTAAGCTATTGCAGATTAAAAAGGGGAAGCACTTTCCCCTCTTCACTTGCCTACGCTTCCCTTTAACTGCCCTGCTCATCAAACCGTGTACCCTCGCGTGCCTCATTAATCGCCGCTAATACCTGATCAATATCGGGTATCCGATGGGCAAGTGCCAGCGCCAGTTGGGCAAGGAAGAGCGTTTGCCGCTTCTCAGGCATCGAATCAAGCGTTACGGCTAGCTGTTCATAAACCTGTTCAAGATCGGCAAATGGCAAAGCGGTTTGTGACGGGTCAGTTTGTTTCGATATCACTGTCATTAGCACTATTCTCCCAGAGCTGTCTTGAAGGCGGCACTGATAGAAGCAGCTTCAAGTGCTTTCCACCGAGCCGTGATATGACGGTCAGGTCGCACTAAGTAGGCACTTCCAGGGCTGGCGTCATAGCCATCGAAGCAGGCGCCCTGTTGATCAATCAAGGTGGTAAAAAACGCCGTACTGGCATGGCGAGCAATCACCAGCACATCCAGGCCGTAGTAGTGCTCCTGAAGAACAGCCAAGGCGGCCTGTAACTCAGGCGATACGCTGCCATCCTCACTAAACACCAGCAGGTTAAACCCCGTTCCCAAGTGGTCGAGCAAGAAGTTGTTTTCGCCTAATCGGCGATTGATTAACGGTGCGCCTGGCATCGGGCCAGCGCTAAAATCGGCGTCATCACCTACTGTCACCGGGCTTTCAGCATAGGTATAGGGTGTAACCTGCCTAGGGTCGGCAAAACGGCTTGCGTAGTCGTTACGTAGAGCCAACGATAACGCGGCATCTCGCATCAATCGATACCCCTGACTCGGTGGGGTCATAAAGCGGGTGCTCTTACCAGCATTCGCGAAGACCTCCAATGTGGCACCACGCCGTTCTGGACTATAGCTATCCAACAGTTTCTCGGAAGCCTCGCCTTTGAGCACCCAGGCTAGCTTCCAGGCGGCGTTAACCGCATCGGCCAGCCCGTTGTTAAGCCCACGCACACCAAAAATGGGGACTAAATGGGCACTGTCGCCAATAAACAGTACGCGGCCATGGCGATAATCGTCGAGGGCCAGCGTGTAGGCTTTGTAAAGGCTCCACCACTCAAGCTCCCACTCTCCCTCTTCGCCTAGCATCTCGATGATCATACCAACGCGTTCGCGAATAGCGCTCTCGGTAACGGCCTGTTCGGGGCTTTCATTCGGCAACAGTTGATAGTCGATACGCCAGATATCATCAGGCTGTTTATGCACTAACAGGGTAGATTCGGGCATCACCGAAGGACTAAAAAAAGCCCTGCGCTCGGTCGGAAAGTCAGACGTCATGCGTACATCAGCAATCACATAGCGCCCTTCATAGGACTCACCGTGCAAGGGCAGATTAAACGACTTGCGCACAACACTGCGTCCACCATCCGCCGCCAGCAGAAAGTCAGCCTCCAGTTGATACTCCCCCTCTGGGGTGGAAACACGCAGTGTCACGCCGGTGTCATGCTGCGTGACATCGTTAACTGCCTGCTGCCAGCGCATTTCGATTAAGGGGCTTTCCAGCGCCTTATCGACCAGAAACTGCTCAATATACTGCTGCTGTAGGTTGTACATCGGCAGAAAGCGCTCGTGTTCTGAATGTGGCATCTCAAAACGGTATACCTCCTGATCATGAAAATAAGAGCGCCCTCGCGTCCAGCCAAGCGCTTTGTCGATAAACCGCTGCTCAACTCCTAATTGTTGGAGTATTTCCAAGCTATGACGGGAAAGGCAGATCGCCCTGGAACCATCGTTGAGCGTCGACTTATCATCAAGCAGTACTGACTGAACGCCTTGACGCGCCAGCTCCAGCGCGGCGGCGACGCCAACGGGGCCAGCCCCAACAATGGCGACCCGGTGCTGCTTTCTTTCACCTTTCAATTCAGCGGGACATACAAAGGGGAAATGCGGATAATCGAAATACAACGAATCAAGCTCACCCTTGCCTTCTGGTCGCATGCCTTTCTCCTGCTACTGTTATTTTTAAAATGGGTGTTTTACGGAAGGTACATGGGCCGTATATAGAGCTAGCCTACACTGAAGGTTTCGAGGGGATTGTCCCGTGAAAAACGGGACATGATTGCCTTTAGCATCATCAGCTTTAACTTATCTCGTTCTGGCGGGGGACACATGAACGAAACAGCTAACACCCAGCTAATCGAATGGGGAAACCTTCTGCCAAGCGTAGCGACATGCATAGAGGCTGTGGAAAGAGACAACTTCGAAAGCCAACTGCTCGCGTTACTGCATCAAGCCGTTGGTATCGAGCAATGTATGATCTTTGGCTACTCGATTAGCGGTGACATCGATTGTTTATTGGCCGCCAATTATCAACTCCCACGTGTTGCCGACCGTCTGGCTCAGATCTACGTTAGTGGCCTGTTTCGGCAGGATCCGAATTATCTGCATCTAAGCCAACTGGCAAGCCAGCCGGAAAGTACATCTACCGACGCATTGACCACCATGCAAGTAGAAGCCATGTCACCGGCGTATCGTAGTCACTTGTTTGCGTTTCCAGACCTGGTCGACAAAGTGTCACTCAACATTGCTGCAAAAGAGGGTGCTTATTATCTTAATCTCTACCGAGGCACCCAGAGAGGCCCCTTCACCTCAGCCAATCTGAATTGCTTAAATGGCTTAGCGCCACTGTTATCCAGTTTAATTCGCCGCCATTACAGCAACTCCCCCGCCCAGCCCGAGCAACTTAACTCTCGAGAAGCTGCTGTGCTGGCCTCGCTCTCCGAACGCGAGCGTCAGCTGTGCCTATATCTACTACGGGGCCACACGCTCAAAACGGCGGCGACTAAGCTCGATATCGCTTTTTCAACCACTGAAACCTACCGCAAGCGTGCCTACGCCAAGCTAGGCGTAACGTCTAAGTCAGGCTTAGTCGCGCTTTGCAAAGCCGAAGTTTAGAGGGTTATTAACGGCAATTTATGCTCCCTTTAACGCAAAGCGCTCCCATCCACAGTGGATGGGAGCGCTTTAACACTCTATTCAGATCTACTCTAATTCAGAACTTTAGCTTAGAACTTGTTCCTGAAATTGCGTCAGGAAGCTTGGTGGCGCAGTCGCGGGCTAGCGAACTCTCCCACCACGGTGATAAGCACCAGCAGTGCCAGTAACCACGGCCACTGAGTACCTACCTGGAGCGTCGCTAGGCCCAGTGCATCGATGAAAATTAACACGATGCCTAACGGACTGACGTAACGCACCATAAACAGCCACAGCATATGCTGGGTACGCGTGAGTCCAAGCTCTTCGCTGAATATTTCATGACGAAGTAGGAAACCTGCCATCAGCGCCATCCCCAGGCCGCCTAACGGCATCATCCAGCGAGAAGTCAGGTAATCCAACCAATCGAAGAAAGTGCGCCCTGCAAACGTCCACTCTGCCCCCATATTGAATGACAGCATGGCCAAGGTGCTCACCAACCACAGTACGATACCCACACCCCAAGAGGCCCGCTTACGCGTCATCCCTTTGCTTGCAACAAGCCAGGCGACTGTCGCCTCAATCATCGAAATCGATGATGTAAGCGCGGCCATCGACAGCATCACAAAGAACAAAACGCCAAACAACGTACCAAATGGCATCGCTTGGAAGGCCAATGGCAGGCTCATGAAGATCAACCCTGGCCCCTGACCGGGGTTCATTCCATTAGCAAAAATAATCGGGAAGATAGCCAAGCCAGCCATCAGTGCGACCACGGTGTCGGCAATGGCCACGCTGAACGTTGTGTGTGCAATAGAGTGCCCTGCAGGCAGGTAAGAGCCATAGGTAAGAATCGCACCGGACGCGAGCGACAAGGTAAAGAAAGCATGCCCAAGCGCTGCTAATAGCCCTTCACTGCTTAACCCTTCGGTATTGAAAGAGAACAGGAAAGACTATGCTTCCGCAAAGCCACCGGAAAAAGCACCGTAGCCGATCAATATACCCAGCATGATCACCATGCCTGGCATCATCCAGCTGACACTCTTTTCAATGCCAGCCTGTACGCCTTTGCCGACGATGAACATGGTCAGCACCGTCACTAGCGTACTCCAAGCACCTAGCGTAAAAGGGTTGGCATTATTAGCGGCGAAAATTGCCGCCATGTCATCGACGCTATTGCCTGCCAGTCCGCCGCTCAGCATTTTCCACAGATAGGAAAATGACCAGCCAGCGACCACGACGTAGAACGACAGAATCATAAAACCACAGAGCATGGCCATCCAGCCAAAGATCGACCAAAAGCTACCATGACCCGACTCATGCACCACCCGACGGATAGCGTCGATCGGGCTGCCTCGTCCGCGGCGGCCAAAGCTGATTTCAGCCATCATGATGGGGACGCCTACCGCCAATATGCAGGCCAGGTAGACCAGCACGAAAGCGCCACCCCCGAACTCACCAGTGATGTAAGGAAACTTCCAGATATTACCGAGCCCCACTGCAGAACCAGTGGCTGCCAGTACAAATCCCCAGCGGCCCAGCCACAGCGTATTGGGAGGCGTATTTGTCTTTGTCATTGGGAAACCTTATAAATTTATATTGTTTTTTAGGCTATTTCTGCGCAGCTAGAACAGCTACTTAAGAACGATTAGCGGTCTATAAAAGCCAACCAATTGAGGTCAACCAGTCATAAAGAGCAATCTATGAAGAGTCTACGGGGATAGCTATAGGGCAGGAATGGGATTACATCGCATTGGGAGCGACGCTACCCTCATAAGCGAGCCTCAACTGTAAACTAAACGTTACACCTAAGAGGATATGCAGAGGAGCGGGGTCTTGCCGTTGCTTTTTTCTGACACCCCGTAAACAAATCGTGACAGTTATTTCACCTGCCATGGGTCTTTTTAAGCATCTTCTTGAGTACCAATGCCGTAACGCTTGAGCTTATTGGCAATAGTGGTGTGCGAAACGCCCAACCGCTTTCCTAACTGGCGGCTGGAAGGATACTGCTCATACAGCGTACTTAAGATGTTTCTTTCTACCTCCCCTAGCATGTCACTCAAGTTTCCCTCTAACGGAATGCCAGCAAGCCCAGAGGCAACCTCACTATGAGGAAGGCGCAAATGCAACGGCTGAATGGTCTTCTCTTCACACAGCGACACCGCCTGGAAGAGAATATTTTCCAGTTGACGCACATTGCCAGGCCAGTCGTAGCGCGTGATTTTTTCCAATGCAGCGGGCGAAAGTTCGGGCAAAGGGCAACCAATCTGACGCGATGCACGATCCAGAACATAGGCCGCCAAGTCTTCGATACCGTCCAGGCA includes the following:
- a CDS encoding indolepyruvate ferredoxin oxidoreductase family protein, producing MTTPSIAEQAGSLTQTLDIALDDYELADRYTRGEGRVFLTGTQALVRIALRQAELDRRDDRHTAGLISGYRGSPLGGVDQEIWRAKAAMEEHHIDFVPAINEDLAATMMLGCQQVETDPDKQVDGVFGMWYGKGPGVDRAGDALKHGNAYGSSPTGGVLVVAGDDHGCVSSSMPHQSDVAFMAWFMPVVSPASLAEYERFGLWGYALSRFSGCWVGFKAVSETVESGASVDVPPLPEYVTPDFEMPEGGLHYRWPDLPGPQLETRLEHKLAAVQAFATANPIDQYLFRQEQATFGLVTTGKGHLDLLESLRLLGLDEAKLRELGVEIYKVGMVWPLHRPGILEFIHGKREVLVIEEKRGIIESQLKEYMSEPDHPGEVIVTGKQDETGKPLIPFVGELGPRLLAGFVAERLERFFKIDFSDKLATVDACQAGVKELGGVRRMPYFCSGCPHNSSTKVPEGSKALAGIGCHFMASWMDRSTESLIQMGGEGVNWVGKSRFTGNGHIFQNLGEGTWFHSGSMAVRQAVAANVNITYKILFNDAVAMTGGQPVDGQINVPMIARQSLDEGVRRVMVVSDEPDKYRGHEKEFPKGVTFHGREEMDTLQRELREIPGCTVLIYDQACAAEKRRRRKRGLLEDPARRVFINHHVCEGCGDCSVQSNCLSVVPRETELGRKRKIDQSSCNKDMSCVSGFCPSFVTVEGGGLRKGQGVAADNAFWKRIAHLPSPAIAPLNAPYDLLVGGVGGTGVVTVGQLITMAAHLEGKGSSVLDFMGFAQKGGAVLSYVRLAAQPNELNQVRIEAGQADAVIACDMVVASSQKALNVLQPTTRIVANLAELATADYVLYRDADMQPSKRLNMLREAVGDERFASLDANRLAEQLLGDTVFSNMMMLGFAWQQGLVPLSEPALQRALELNGVAVEKNRQALAWGRLAAVEPDYLQQHLDTMPLSANATLDDVVVRNRRHLERYQNRAWAERYVTQVTKVREAETALNGGQSLSEAVAHQLYRLMAYKDEYEVARLYTQSDFLDEIKATFSGDYQLTFHLAPPLIGGRKDAQGRPVKRRFGPWMLKAMGALAKMRGLRNTTLDPFRFSADRKLDRALLADYEQLIDELVARLDGTNHATALALAKLPEEIRGFGPVREAAAEKANERRETLLKELREGRSKTIAVEAA
- a CDS encoding Lrp/AsnC family transcriptional regulator, with the translated sequence MKEVTKEITLDRHDQRILTLLQQQGRITNNELAEQIGLSPAACWRRVKALEESGVIRRFAALVEPSLVGQPLSALVMVTLVRHHIDNTVEFENRILQYPEVLQCYATTGNADFVLRVVIEDMAAYDRFLNEKLFTLDGISQVSSNFVLRNIKEETAIPIR
- a CDS encoding FAD-dependent monooxygenase: MRPEGKGELDSLYFDYPHFPFVCPAELKGERKQHRVAIVGAGPVGVAAALELARQGVQSVLLDDKSTLNDGSRAICLSRHSLEILQQLGVEQRFIDKALGWTRGRSYFHDQEVYRFEMPHSEHERFLPMYNLQQQYIEQFLVDKALESPLIEMRWQQAVNDVTQHDTGVTLRVSTPEGEYQLEADFLLAADGGRSVVRKSFNLPLHGESYEGRYVIADVRMTSDFPTERRAFFSPSVMPESTLLVHKQPDDIWRIDYQLLPNESPEQAVTESAIRERVGMIIEMLGEEGEWELEWWSLYKAYTLALDDYRHGRVLFIGDSAHLVPIFGVRGLNNGLADAVNAAWKLAWVLKGEASEKLLDSYSPERRGATLEVFANAGKSTRFMTPPSQGYRLMRDAALSLALRNDYASRFADPRQVTPYTYAESPVTVGDDADFSAGPMPGAPLINRRLGENNFLLDHLGTGFNLLVFSEDGSVSPELQAALAVLQEHYYGLDVLVIARHASTAFFTTLIDQQGACFDGYDASPGSAYLVRPDRHITARWKALEAASISAAFKTALGE
- a CDS encoding LuxR C-terminal-related transcriptional regulator, with product MNETANTQLIEWGNLLPSVATCIEAVERDNFESQLLALLHQAVGIEQCMIFGYSISGDIDCLLAANYQLPRVADRLAQIYVSGLFRQDPNYLHLSQLASQPESTSTDALTTMQVEAMSPAYRSHLFAFPDLVDKVSLNIAAKEGAYYLNLYRGTQRGPFTSANLNCLNGLAPLLSSLIRRHYSNSPAQPEQLNSREAAVLASLSERERQLCLYLLRGHTLKTAATKLDIAFSTTETYRKRAYAKLGVTSKSGLVALCKAEV